In one window of Erythrolamprus reginae isolate rEryReg1 chromosome 1, rEryReg1.hap1, whole genome shotgun sequence DNA:
- the LOC139158130 gene encoding ribosome biogenesis regulatory protein homolog yields MGTEFYFNSDTSKVTPSTHLPREKPLPKPQPLTKWEQFARLKGIQPTRKKRGTLVWDEAAQEWKRRWGYRRAGGDPSREWLMEVPDSADPMEDQFAKRRHEKCERVARNKLNRLKNLARAQRGRPAADLHPTGHQDRAEMSRVAALARVSTASRGRFQPRLPKEPAVAQTNTARGKKRRFQLLLGHLEGEKKRHRELARSLSSKKPALDLTRAVNKQLREDG; encoded by the exons ATGGGCACAGAATTCTACTTCAACTCAGACACCAGCAAGGTGACA cCGTCGACGCACCTGCCCAGGGAGAAGCCGCTGCCCAAACCTCAGCCGCTCACCAAGTGGGAGCAGTTCGCGCGCCTCAAGGGCATCCAGCCGACTCGCAAGAAGCGCGGCACGCTTGTCTGGGACGAAGCCGCCCAAGAGTGGAAACGGCGCTGGGGTTACCGCCGAGCCGGCGGCGACCCCTCCCGCGAGTGGCTCATGGAAGTGCCCGACTCGGCGGACCCCATGGAGGACCAGTTCGCCAAGCGGCGCCACGAGAAGTGTGAGCGGGTGGCGCGCAACAAGCTCAACCGCCTGAAGAACCTGGCGCGCGCCCAGCGGGGCCGCCCGGCCGCCGACCTCCACCCAACGGGCCACCAAGACCGAGCCGAGATGAGCCGCGTCGCCGCCCTGGCTCGCGTCTCCACCGCCTCCCGGGGCCGCTTCCAGCCTCGCCTGCCCAAGGAGCCCGCCGTCGCCCAGACCAACACGGCCCGTGGCAAGAAGCGGCGCTTCCAGCTGCTGCTGGGCCACCTGGAAGGGGAGAAGAAGCGGCACCGGGAGCTGGCCCGCAGCCTGAGTAGCAAGAAGCCCGCCCTGGACCTCACCCGCGCCGTCAACAAGCAGCTCCGCgaagacgggtga